From a single Pseudomonas cremoricolorata genomic region:
- the mqo gene encoding malate dehydrogenase (quinone), producing the protein MAQNESVDVVLVGAGIMSATLAVLLKELDPSLKLEVVEAMDSGAAESSNPWNNAGTGHAGLCELNYTPQAADGSIDIKKAVHINTQFEVSRQFWSYLIRKGSLGSPRAFINPVPHLSYVEGDKGVAFLKKRFELLKQHHAFAEMQYTEDKAVMQQWMPLMMPGRPADQHIAATRVMKGTDVNFGALTNQLLALLGKVPDAQVKYSKKVTGLRRNGSGWSVTIKDVNSGNSRDVDARFVFLGAGGAALPLLQASGIPESKGFGGFPVSGQWLRCDNPEIVRQHQAKVYSQAAVGAPPMSVPHLDTRVVDGKTSLLFGPYAGFTTKFLKHGSFTDLPFSVRLGNIGPMLAVARDNMDLTKYLVSEVMQSMEQRLQSLRRFYPEAKAEDWRLEVAGQRVQIIKKDPKKGGVLQFGTELVAAQDGSLAALLGASPGASVTVSIMLDLIERCFPEQAKGVWASKLAEIFPAREKTLATDAALYQKISAECDAALQMVETTPAQQFA; encoded by the coding sequence ATGGCGCAGAACGAATCGGTTGATGTAGTACTGGTAGGCGCGGGCATCATGAGTGCCACCCTGGCCGTACTGCTCAAGGAGCTCGACCCCAGCCTCAAGCTGGAGGTGGTCGAAGCGATGGACTCCGGAGCTGCGGAAAGCTCCAACCCCTGGAACAACGCAGGCACCGGCCACGCCGGCCTGTGCGAGCTGAACTACACACCGCAGGCCGCCGATGGCAGCATCGACATCAAGAAAGCCGTGCACATCAATACCCAGTTCGAGGTGTCTCGCCAGTTCTGGTCGTACCTGATCCGCAAGGGCAGCCTCGGCTCGCCGCGCGCCTTCATCAACCCTGTACCGCACCTGAGCTATGTCGAAGGTGACAAGGGCGTCGCCTTCCTCAAGAAGCGCTTCGAGTTGCTCAAGCAACACCACGCCTTCGCCGAGATGCAATACACCGAAGACAAGGCCGTGATGCAGCAGTGGATGCCGCTGATGATGCCCGGCCGCCCAGCCGACCAGCACATCGCCGCCACCCGCGTGATGAAGGGCACCGACGTCAACTTCGGCGCACTGACCAATCAACTGTTGGCACTGCTCGGCAAGGTGCCGGACGCGCAGGTCAAGTACAGCAAGAAGGTCACCGGCCTGCGCCGTAACGGCAGCGGCTGGAGCGTGACCATCAAGGACGTCAACAGCGGCAACAGCCGCGACGTCGACGCACGCTTCGTCTTCCTCGGCGCCGGTGGCGCGGCACTGCCGCTGCTGCAAGCCTCGGGCATCCCGGAAAGCAAGGGCTTCGGCGGCTTCCCGGTCAGCGGCCAGTGGCTGCGTTGCGACAACCCGGAAATCGTTCGCCAGCACCAGGCCAAGGTCTACAGCCAGGCCGCGGTCGGCGCGCCGCCGATGTCGGTGCCGCACCTCGACACCCGCGTGGTCGACGGCAAGACGTCGCTGTTGTTCGGCCCCTACGCCGGCTTCACCACCAAATTCCTCAAGCACGGCTCGTTCACCGATCTGCCATTCTCGGTGCGCCTGGGCAATATCGGCCCGATGCTCGCGGTGGCCCGCGACAACATGGACCTGACCAAGTACCTGGTCAGTGAAGTGATGCAGTCGATGGAACAGCGCCTGCAGTCGCTGCGCCGCTTCTACCCCGAGGCCAAAGCCGAGGACTGGCGTCTGGAAGTGGCCGGTCAACGGGTGCAGATCATCAAGAAAGACCCGAAGAAAGGCGGTGTGCTGCAATTTGGCACTGAGCTGGTCGCCGCCCAGGACGGCAGCCTGGCGGCACTGCTGGGCGCCTCCCCTGGCGCCTCGGTGACCGTGTCGATCATGCTCGACCTGATCGAGCGCTGCTTCCCCGAGCAGGCCAAAGGCGTCTGGGCCAGTAAACTGGCGGAGATTTTCCCCGCCCGTGAAAAGACCCTGGCCACCGATGCCGCGCTGTACCAGAAGATCAGCGCCGAGTGCGACGCTGCCCTGCAGATGGTCGAAACCACGCCGGCGCAGCAGTTCGCCTGA
- a CDS encoding YajG family lipoprotein: MLQRLVFGLIAVAGLGLAGCAHSPQQLTPQPKINAQLAPVGHGQPVVVRVVDGRPSPSLGTRGGMYPETSTISVSGNEVVPKLQAQAEAAVRLLGFTPTGNAYNAPKLTVTLAELKYQSPKDKMYVTEATIGATFRADVANGGRTYSGRYGASLDQRFGMAPNQETNNKLVSDVLSDALTRLFKDQSIGQVLGQ; the protein is encoded by the coding sequence ATGTTGCAACGTCTGGTGTTCGGTTTGATCGCGGTGGCGGGCCTGGGCCTTGCCGGGTGTGCCCACAGTCCGCAGCAGCTAACCCCGCAGCCCAAGATCAATGCGCAACTGGCGCCGGTCGGGCACGGCCAGCCGGTGGTGGTGCGCGTGGTCGACGGTCGTCCATCGCCTTCGCTCGGTACCCGTGGCGGCATGTATCCGGAAACCAGCACCATCAGCGTCAGTGGCAACGAGGTGGTGCCCAAGCTGCAAGCCCAGGCCGAGGCCGCGGTGCGCCTGCTCGGCTTTACCCCGACCGGCAACGCCTACAATGCCCCGAAGCTGACCGTGACCCTGGCTGAGCTGAAGTATCAGTCGCCCAAGGACAAAATGTACGTCACCGAGGCGACCATCGGCGCCACCTTCCGTGCTGACGTGGCCAATGGCGGTCGTACCTACAGTGGCCGCTACGGCGCGTCCCTCGACCAGCGCTTCGGCATGGCGCCCAATCAGGAAACCAACAACAAGCTGGTCAGCGATGTGTTGAGCGATGCGCTGACTCGACTGTTCAAGGACCAGAGCATCGGCCAGGTGCTGGGCCAGTAA
- a CDS encoding lysophospholipid acyltransferase family protein gives MGEFDAIRPYDDAEVPAVLARLLSDPAFLDILTHYRFPRAASLFGWLLKPLIARKLRQQFAGVSCVSTLQDKVEYYVDRTIDKATDGVTYTGVEQLKSGTPYLFFANHRDIVMDPAFVNYAVYHAGLPTPRIAIGDNLLQKPFVSDMMRLNKSFIVHRSLTGRREKLAAYQQLSAYINHSIREDGASIWIAQAEGRAKDGDDRTESAILKMFHMSRKDEPFGAVIQSLNLIPVTISYEYDPCDLAKARELYIRATTGSYTKAPGEDDKSIALGITGYKGRVHIHFAPPVTTYHDDTKQLAQAIDQQILAGYRLFPVHYLAYAMWADKDDSLQVPSAEQVFPRDELDKAKAQWQSRLDACPAEQRPYLVLQYATPVRNQYQVKRQSDVLG, from the coding sequence ATGGGCGAATTCGATGCCATCCGACCCTACGACGACGCTGAAGTACCCGCCGTTCTCGCGCGCCTGCTCAGCGACCCGGCGTTTCTGGATATCCTCACCCACTACCGTTTCCCGCGCGCCGCGAGCCTGTTCGGCTGGCTGCTCAAGCCGCTGATCGCGCGCAAGCTGCGCCAGCAGTTCGCCGGCGTCAGCTGTGTGTCGACCTTGCAGGACAAGGTCGAGTACTACGTCGACCGCACCATCGACAAGGCCACCGACGGCGTCACCTACACCGGTGTCGAACAGCTCAAGTCCGGCACGCCGTACCTGTTCTTCGCCAACCACCGCGACATCGTCATGGACCCGGCCTTCGTCAACTATGCGGTGTACCACGCCGGCCTGCCGACACCACGTATTGCCATCGGCGACAACCTGCTGCAAAAGCCCTTCGTCAGCGACATGATGCGCCTGAACAAAAGCTTCATCGTGCACCGCTCACTGACCGGTCGGCGGGAAAAACTCGCTGCCTACCAGCAGCTGTCAGCCTACATCAACCACTCGATCCGCGAAGATGGCGCCTCTATCTGGATCGCCCAGGCCGAAGGCCGTGCCAAGGACGGTGACGACCGCACCGAATCGGCGATCCTCAAGATGTTCCACATGAGCCGCAAGGACGAGCCATTCGGTGCAGTGATCCAGAGTCTGAACCTGATTCCGGTGACCATCAGCTACGAATACGACCCGTGCGACCTGGCCAAGGCTCGCGAGCTGTACATTCGCGCCACCACCGGCAGCTACACCAAGGCGCCGGGCGAAGACGACAAGAGTATCGCCTTGGGCATTACCGGCTACAAAGGCCGCGTGCACATCCACTTCGCCCCGCCGGTCACCACCTACCACGACGACACCAAGCAACTGGCCCAGGCCATCGATCAGCAGATTCTGGCCGGCTATCGCTTGTTCCCCGTGCATTACCTCGCCTATGCCATGTGGGCGGACAAGGACGACTCGCTGCAGGTGCCCAGTGCCGAGCAGGTGTTCCCGCGCGATGAGCTGGACAAGGCCAAGGCGCAGTGGCAGAGCCGTCTGGATGCCTGTCCGGCCGAGCAACGGCCGTACCTGGTGCTGCAATATGCAACACCGGTGCGCAACCAGTATCAGGTCAAGCGTCAGAGTGACGTGCTGGGCTGA
- a CDS encoding CPXCG motif-containing cysteine-rich protein, whose translation MLEEESYDCPYCGEHVQTLVDLSAGDQVYTEDCQVCCQPIVFILQVHGQEWMLDVRREDDA comes from the coding sequence ATGCTGGAAGAGGAGTCGTACGATTGTCCTTACTGTGGCGAGCATGTACAGACGCTGGTCGACCTGTCTGCGGGCGATCAGGTCTATACCGAAGACTGCCAGGTCTGCTGTCAGCCGATCGTGTTCATTCTCCAGGTGCATGGGCAGGAGTGGATGCTCGACGTCAGGCGCGAGGACGATGCCTGA
- a CDS encoding putative signal transducing protein, with translation MQRIYEPENLMEAQMLVGMLANEGIEVFLIGRDLVGAAGELPIQGLLGLAVADEQAGYARQLIDAYNAAQPVLGDEPDSYPGTLIC, from the coding sequence ATGCAGCGTATCTACGAGCCGGAAAACCTCATGGAAGCGCAGATGCTGGTCGGCATGCTGGCCAATGAGGGCATCGAGGTGTTCCTGATCGGGCGCGATCTGGTCGGCGCGGCTGGCGAGCTGCCGATTCAGGGTCTGCTGGGCTTGGCAGTGGCCGATGAGCAGGCCGGCTACGCACGCCAGCTGATCGATGCGTACAATGCCGCCCAGCCCGTCTTGGGCGACGAGCCGGACAGCTATCCCGGCACACTCATTTGTTAG